A stretch of Ectothiorhodospiraceae bacterium BW-2 DNA encodes these proteins:
- the nhaR gene encoding transcriptional activator NhaR — translation MINYKHLYYFWCVARDGTISRASERLHLTPQTISGQISLLEEQLGEPLFTRTGRQLQLTDSGRFALGYANEIFSLGSELEQILRHPPSQTRLPFRVGIADVVPKSIAYRLLAPAFAFDKPIKLICREGSVEPLLAELALHRLDLVIADSPLPSSVSIRGYTHPLGHSGISFMATPALAQQLSTPFPQLLDRQPMMLPGKSTAIRSRLTEWFERHHLLPQIVAEFDDSALMKAFGRAGNGIFITPTVIATEVEQQFDAVTLGQTTEVEEHYYAISIERKITHPAIALITTTARQWLTSHQCQ, via the coding sequence ATGATTAACTACAAACATCTCTACTACTTTTGGTGTGTCGCTCGCGACGGGACAATTAGCCGCGCTAGTGAGCGACTCCACCTGACCCCACAGACAATTAGTGGTCAAATTAGTCTGCTAGAGGAGCAGCTCGGGGAGCCGCTATTTACCCGAACCGGACGCCAGTTACAGTTGACCGACTCCGGTCGCTTTGCCCTCGGCTATGCCAACGAGATCTTCTCCCTCGGCAGCGAACTAGAGCAGATATTGCGCCACCCGCCCTCCCAAACGCGACTGCCATTTCGGGTCGGCATTGCCGATGTGGTGCCCAAATCGATCGCCTACCGCCTATTAGCCCCCGCCTTCGCGTTCGATAAACCGATTAAGCTCATCTGCCGCGAAGGTTCAGTCGAGCCGCTACTCGCCGAACTCGCGCTACACCGACTCGATCTAGTGATTGCCGACTCCCCTCTGCCGAGCAGTGTCAGTATTCGTGGCTATACCCATCCGCTAGGCCATAGCGGTATTTCGTTTATGGCGACCCCAGCACTCGCGCAACAGCTTAGTACTCCATTCCCGCAACTCCTTGATCGCCAACCCATGATGCTCCCCGGGAAGTCAACCGCTATTCGTAGCCGCCTGACAGAGTGGTTTGAGCGCCACCATCTGTTGCCGCAAATTGTGGCCGAGTTTGACGACAGCGCTCTGATGAAGGCGTTCGGTCGCGCCGGCAACGGCATCTTTATCACCCCCACCGTCATAGCGACTGAGGTAGAGCAGCAGTTCGACGCAGTCACCCTCGGTCAAACCACCGAGGTTGAAGAGCACTACTACGCCATCTCGATAGAGCGCAAAATCACCCATCCGGCCATCGCTCTCATTACCACCACCGCCCGCCAGTGGCTCACCTCACACCAGTGTCAATAA
- a CDS encoding Bax inhibitor-1/YccA family protein — protein MNWPNASSETLQSTAQPQGSLVSTNKVLRNTYSLLSMTLLFSALVAGVSMALNLPHPGIIITLIGYFGLLFATTKFRNSSLGILFVFALTGFMGYTLGPILNSYLSLPNGAEIVMMAMGGTGIIFLGLSGYALVSRRDFSFMGSFLMVGILVAFIAGLAAFFFEMPGLSLAVSAMFVLLMAGLILYETSNIIHGGETNYIMATVTLYVSIYNLFTSLLHLLGFMAADD, from the coding sequence ATGAACTGGCCTAATGCCTCTTCTGAAACCCTACAATCGACCGCGCAGCCGCAGGGCTCGCTGGTCTCAACTAACAAGGTTTTGCGCAATACCTACTCGTTGCTCTCAATGACACTGCTATTTAGTGCTCTGGTCGCTGGGGTATCGATGGCGCTTAACCTACCCCACCCGGGTATCATTATCACCCTAATCGGCTATTTTGGTCTGCTGTTCGCGACAACTAAGTTTCGTAACAGCTCGCTCGGGATTCTGTTTGTCTTTGCGCTAACCGGCTTTATGGGATATACCTTAGGGCCGATCCTCAACAGCTATCTGTCGCTGCCGAATGGGGCTGAGATTGTGATGATGGCGATGGGGGGCACTGGCATTATCTTTTTGGGTCTCTCTGGCTATGCGCTAGTCAGTCGTCGTGACTTTAGCTTTATGGGCAGCTTCCTGATGGTGGGAATTCTGGTCGCCTTTATCGCCGGTCTAGCCGCCTTCTTCTTCGAGATGCCGGGGCTATCGCTAGCGGTCTCCGCCATGTTTGTGCTGCTGATGGCGGGGCTCATCCTCTATGAGACTAGCAATATTATTCACGGAGGCGAGACCAACTATATTATGGCGACCGTCACCCTCTATGTCTCTATCTACAATCTCTTCACCAGTCTGCTCCATCTGCTCGGCTTCATGGCCGCAGATGACTAG
- a CDS encoding sodium ion-translocating decarboxylase subunit beta, whose protein sequence is MLERLIALWHATGLAHIGWGELIMVAVGLGLIYLAIGRRYEPLLLLPIGFGAVLANTPLAAIAEPGQFLGQIYHLGVASGLFPLLIFMGVGALTDFSALIARPVTLLLGAAAQFGIFATLLGALLLNYLPGFSFSLEQAAAVAMIGGADGPTAIFLASRLAPELLGAIAVAAYSYMALVPLLQPPVMRLLTTEAERMTPMRELREVTSQERILFPLLLLLLTLLFLPAAVPLIGMLSFGNLLREAGVVERLSRAAQNEIINSVTLLLGLAVGSRLSADTFLTLQTLGILALGAIAFTIGTASGILMGKLMYRLTGGAINPLIGAAGVSAVPMSARVVNRVGLESNRHNVLLMHAMGPNVAGVIGSAATAGILLTLV, encoded by the coding sequence ATGCTAGAGCGGTTAATCGCCCTGTGGCATGCCACCGGCCTAGCTCACATCGGTTGGGGCGAGCTAATAATGGTAGCGGTGGGGCTAGGGTTGATCTATTTAGCGATTGGGCGTCGTTATGAGCCGCTGCTGCTGCTACCGATAGGTTTTGGGGCGGTATTGGCCAATACGCCGTTAGCGGCGATCGCCGAGCCGGGGCAGTTTTTAGGTCAAATTTACCATCTAGGTGTCGCCTCAGGGCTCTTTCCATTGCTGATTTTTATGGGGGTAGGGGCGTTAACCGACTTCTCGGCGCTCATTGCCCGACCGGTGACGCTACTACTAGGGGCTGCGGCACAGTTTGGTATCTTCGCTACCCTCTTAGGTGCGCTGCTGCTGAACTATCTGCCCGGTTTTTCGTTCTCTCTGGAGCAGGCGGCGGCAGTGGCCATGATTGGCGGGGCCGATGGACCGACGGCGATCTTTCTCGCCTCCAGATTAGCGCCAGAGCTACTAGGGGCGATTGCGGTAGCGGCCTACTCCTACATGGCGCTAGTGCCGCTGCTACAGCCGCCGGTGATGCGGCTATTAACGACCGAGGCGGAGCGGATGACGCCGATGCGAGAGCTACGAGAGGTCACCTCTCAGGAGCGGATTCTGTTTCCGCTGCTACTGCTACTGTTAACGCTACTCTTTCTGCCGGCGGCGGTGCCACTGATTGGTATGCTCTCCTTTGGGAATCTGCTGCGAGAGGCGGGTGTGGTTGAGCGGTTAAGTCGCGCGGCGCAAAATGAGATTATCAATAGCGTCACCCTGCTGCTAGGGCTGGCGGTGGGGTCGAGATTGAGCGCAGATACCTTTTTAACGCTACAGACTTTAGGCATTTTGGCGTTAGGCGCGATAGCGTTTACTATTGGTACGGCTAGTGGGATCTTAATGGGCAAGCTGATGTATCGCCTGACTGGTGGGGCGATTAATCCGCTTATCGGCGCCGCTGGCGTTTCGGCGGTCCCGATGTCAGCGCGGGTGGTCAACCGTGTCGGTCTGGAGAGTAACCGCCACAATGTGCTGCTAATGCATGCGATGGGGCCAAATGTGGCTGGGGTTATTGGATCAGCGGCCACGGCTGGCATCTTATTGACACTGGTGTGA